The window TTCTCTTTCTAAGACACATCTTCAGTACCGATTCAACCCTTTTCATACGTGCATCACATTTGCAGACATATCATGTACAAGCAGGATCATCTTTACCTATACAACCAGCATTTATTCTGATAACCCATTCATCTTCTATTTCAGCTTCACTCTTACCAATAAAAACCACGTTAGCTTTTTCAGCATCAACTGAGATCGACCAATCACACACTTCATTAGCATATGTAGTAGTCAAAGCTTTGGATTGACCACTAGAAGTTGCTTCTTTGTTCACCGTTGGACCAGCATGTCCAGGAGTCACCTCAATTGAAGTGTTATGAAAAGGATTATCAAAACCAGGTTTAGGTGGTCTTGTGCATATCCTCTTGAAATGACCAAGTTCATCACAATTATGGCATCTCACTttggacatatcaaaaccaaacttagtaTTGCGATTCAGACTCAAAGTACTGTGACATGTTCTCTTCAAATACTTCCTAGCACGTCTCACCACACTTCCCATAGCAAACATGATGTCCATTCTCTGAATCtcatcctcatcaatctgatcataatCCTCATTCTTCAGATGACCATTGATTATCTGCCCACTTATCATATCATTGTAAGAGTTAACAACGATGGCAGCTAAAGCCATATCCTCCTGAATCAATTCTAGAGGCCTTTTCTTGATATTTTCCGTCTTGATCACTGGTGATTGAGTCTGTTGTAGAATGCTTGAATCAATCAGTTTAGCAGTTGATTTCTGTGCTTAAGATTTGGCATTGAAATATCCAGAATCTGATACTGGAGCTGAGATCTGTGATGCATTGGTGGAAATGTAAGCTGTTTGCAAAGGAGCATGATTTCCCGAAGATGACCCAATAATTGACGAACCAGCTACAGTACCAAATCTCTTTCTCTTTGCCTCATCCTTAATATCCTTTTCCATCAACTTGGAAGTAAAAGCTATCAAGGTTAACGTACGACCTGATGCAATGTACCTattctgaatcttttcaatttcATTGTCCCATTTCTCAGGAAGACCGTCTTTCAAAACTCTAACTGCTTTCTCATCAGATAAATCAATTCCATAATCTGCCATTTCAGCAACCAGCAGacgatatctctccaaagtttgtCCAAGAGACTCGGAAGGTAGAGCAGCAAACACTCTCCATTCATCTTTGAGAACCTTACCCTTAGTGGCACGGTAAGTGGTTGTTCCTTTTGTGGCTGATTGAAGAGCAAGCCAAAGGGTATACGAGGTCTTATTTCTGTTCTTGAACTGTGAGAAGATCTCCTTAGACAGTGCCTGAGTAAGTTGAGCATAGCACTTACACTCCAAGTTATACTGTTCACGCTCAGTAGGATTGAACTGAGCGGTCTCTTTAGGTTTACCGTCTGCTCCATTTGACCATGCAAACTCAGTCTCAATAAATTCCCATAGTCTAGAATCTATACCATTCAAATATATCATAAAACGCGCCTTCCAGTCTAAAAAGTCCTTTAGATTGTTAAGCTTGGGAACTTTATTAGAAGTTCCAGACTCATTCTCATTTAGTAACAGTTTTTGTAGTCCTGGAGCAATCACCAATGCACTGTATTCGTTTGTTACTTGTTCATTAGTGTCCGACATTTAAAATTAGTTAGGATAAAATTTAAGATTAATGAAATTAATGAAATTTCTGATTAAtgacacacggtcgattgtcttAGACACACGGTCGATCGTCTTAGACACACGGTCGATTGTATGAGACACACGGTCGATTGTATGagacacacggtcgattgtctgACAAAATTTGGGCAGCACTTCGTTACTCAATAAGCCTTAGGTATTACAAACTCACACGGCCGACTGTCTATCTCCCTCGGTCGATTGTATAGCTCACACGGTCGAGTGACTGAACTCACACGGTCGATTGACTTAAGGAAACTCACACGGTTTAACTGAAAGACACACGGTTGGTTTACTACCTCAATCGGTCGATCTAAGGACTCACACAGTCGGTTGTCAAGACacacacggccgagtgtgttcttgacagatGCAGGTCGACTATTAGGGTTTTCTAGACCAAAATCGATTTTACAATCGATTTTTGATGAAAAACACTAAACCAAAACGTAGAGAACACTTGAAAAAACTCCAGAAACACCTTTTGACAATGAAAACACCAACTATAACGTAGAAAAAAGAGATTAAATGATTAAAACACTAAACACACCAAAAACACCAACTTTTTGACCCAAAAACGATTTAGATCAAGTAAAAccagagactccagctctgataccactttgtagacgtttattcacggatcttaggtcgcttgctaaCAATCCTAGAGGGGGAATACACTAGAATCGAGTAAAACCGAGATACGGGTCGTGTTGAGATCGATTTGGTCAAACTTAGAAcaaaacctagattagatcgaTGTCTAAACGAATGATTTCGGTGGTAGatggtgttagggttctctggagacgaaaaCCAGTCGACTAGGGTAAATGGGGTGATCAACCTCAACTAAGAAGTcacaacccgtatatatactgcaggtcagacacagtcggtcgagtgtgtctctcagtcggtcgactgagtaaCACAGTtggtcgagtgtgtacacacatTCGATCGACtgtgtgtgcagtttaacatattgattatttaacaaattaagtacTCACAATCACAAACGTAATCAATAGTCACAAGTAAACATTATCACATAACCGAATGTGTTAAACGTAAAGATAAacacggctggggattcatgcaccaacaactttctataatattaaatttttatgtatatttaaaAGTTTAATTTTTATGATAGTCTATTTTTTATTTGAAGATGACATTCGGAATTAATGAGACGACATTGATACCATTATCTTACAACGTTGGACATCCACCATTCCGACCTTATGAAATCAAAATGTCTGCAGAAATTAATTACTATCCGAACTTTTACAATAACAAGTTGTGCTATACATATAAGTGACTACATATATGTTAGAATTTATAAAGAAGTGATATCAGCAGCATGAAAATTTAGGGCAcgttaattaaattatttaaacacAATAATAATTCTTGTGTGTTAGCTTTAGAAAATGTTTATATTTGAAGCAACTTTGAATGATTGGTGAGACTTTATTACTCCGATAACTCATAACTTGGTTCATTGAAAATGATGTTGCTTTATCAGACTTGTTGCCCGCTTAATGTAATAATCCGTATAGACggagtatatttttatttatagcGTTACATCTTGGAAAGATAAGTTTTTGTCGTTTATCCTATACAATTTGTCATATATTCACCATTTTTATACATAGTGAATAATAATTTCTGCCATATATTCAGTGCATCAAGAAATATAAAATGAACATATTGCCTGACAACATTCTTTTTCTTCATGGGTAGGACCCATAAAACATTCTTATGTCTCGTAGATTTGACATTCAATATAGTTCTTCTGTTTAAATTTGCATCTTTTGTACTTCATCATCTTTTTACATtaattaaaaagatattattaTTGTCTTTTTTTCAGATACAAAATTGAGAATCTAGAGACTAGACTAGTTGGTGCACCAAGTAAATTATAATCAAGAGATTGCAATGAATTAAAAACAATAGAATTATGCAAAAATAAAAAAGATTCATGCTAATTAACTAACTTCTACTTAATTAAGAACACTAATATGATTTTTCATCTATGTTAATTTTTAAAGACCTCTCCCTCCATAACCTGCACTTCTGTATAGTATTTGCTTCATTTCTTCAGAGCTCGTCATCACTCGGTTTTCTAGTGCCTAAAATTCGCGCTAACAGTATTATAAAAACATTCAAAATATAGACATAAACACGAGCGAAAAACTTGtacaaaaattaaaataaaaaggtATGAATATGTACCTCGGAACAAGAGGCTTGAAGGGTGAAATCACCAAAAGAACTTATAACACATTGTTGAATGTCTAGTCCTAATGCTTCAATGGTATTCACTGTTGATAGTAACAATCCAGGCTTGGGAGAACAACAAATCTGAATACGTGTATCGTTGTTTCTCCTTTCGATTTCAAACTAAGTAAAAAGAATATGTTACATGAAATTAATGTGAGCTCAATTATAGGAAttgtttacaaaaaaaaaaaaaaaaaaaaaaaagtaccttTGGTGGATTTCTTGCTTGAGCTTCATTCATTTTTAACTCATTATTGTTTTCTATTAAATTCAAGCTCTTAGAATCGAATTCCATATCCTTTGATTTAAAATTATTGATCTTTTGTTTTAGATCTTTCAAGTAATCTATTGTATCACCAAGTATTGATGTCCTGTCCATCTATTTTAACAGTAAACAAAAAATGTAAATTAATTTTTATGATTTGTTAACAAAAGTAAGTTAAAGTAGATGATGGCCATTGCTACTTACCTTGCTTATTCTAGGAACAATTGATCTAAGCATCGAAAGACGATCATTTAACCGCTTTCTTCGACGTCTTTCAGCCATTAAATTCTTGGATGGTTGTCCTTCAACTTTTCTAGATTTACTCTTCTTTTCTCCATTAACTCCCATACTAAAAACATCTTGATCAAGTTTTTGTTCTTGTTCAACAATAACCTTATGATCATCTTGTTGTTCCACTAATGTTGGGTATCCAACCAATGAACTTGGTTTATGATCATCATATTCAAACTGATCATAAGTTTGTTGTTCATAAGATGGAAAATTTGGAACCTCAAGATTTGGAAAAGTGGGTTGTATAGAGGATGAAATGAGTTGCAAGAATGAAGAATTTGAAGCTAAAAATGAATCATCATATTCTTCATTAAAAGTGTTAACAACACTAGAGAATAATTCATGATCTTGATTTGGAAATGTGGTCCAAGTGTGTGTGATTGGTGTTAAAAGGTCTTCAAGAAGACCTTGTGATGATTGGTTATTTGGATTTTGCATCTAGCTAGTAAACTTAAGGAGATTGATGGATCTACTTTATATTGAAAGTGAAATTGGGTTTTTGGTTTATATAATAAGAGATAGAAGATGGAGTGAAAAGTGGAAACTTTAGGAATGTAATTATAAGGTAAAATGATGAAATGCTTATGAGTTTCATAGTTTCATGGGAAATGTTGTAaaggaattaaaattaaaaataaaataaaaaagatgtCGTGACATGGGGCACGGGGTGGTTTGACCCACAGTTGTGTCTGAACAGAAAACGATGGAGTTGGCTCTATAGACCTTGTCAGTCTGGTCGTATCCCTACTACTTCATGACTCATCACTACACACTTTATTAAAGTGAGTGATTGTTACAAAGTTTTCACAGTTTTTTTTTTTCGGCTTAAAAtgagaaattaaataaataaaaatggatCAAATCATTAGAATGATAAAGAGGTCACAAAAATACAATTAAACTACCCTTTAAACGAACTCAAGTAAATGACTACAAACCAactataatacaaacccaaacacCTACATAAACGACTAAACAATTTGGAATGAAAGGTACTGATTCTTGTTTAATTCGTGTTTGTAAATGTGTTTGTATGTGTATTTATAAACTATGAATGATGAAGTTGATAACACGAAGATGATAATGAAACTGAAATTCACAATTAGTTATAAAAAGCGTAAGGATGGGTATTTTTTTGGCATTCTAAGTACGATGTTGATTGGTTGATGCGTTTAACaagaaaaatgagaaaaaaaaataaattgtAAAAAGACTTGCAAGGAAAAAGAAAACAGTAACTCCCCAAGGCTATTAGACAACTTTCTCAAATTGTATATTGGATAATTGTATGAGGTGGTTACAAGATGAGATTAAGAGTGTTTGATTAGGTGTGTGTGTTTGTGAAGGTGTAATGGTGAGTGTAGTTGTGAAAGCTTTAGTAAATGGCTTAAAATTAAAGTCCAAGTGAAGAGGATGATGCATGTATATAGTGTCCATATGCATTATGTATAAATGGGATGACTAAGGGAAAATAAAACCTATCAATAATATTGAACCTAACAAACTCCCTCTGACCTCTCTGATATGATTTTATTTATATTGATCGTCTTCTTGGTCTTGAACTCTGGGGATGGGGATCTCTTTTTAACTCTTTGAATAAGTACTTGAATAGTTTTGAAGGTGTTTTAACAAGCTATGTTTTGAGAAAATCATCCGCATTGATCACAAAATCTTGTGTGTTCCGAGTTGcctaatgaagcacaccacccaggttcaattcttggctatgccaaattgttcaaaaagagagtgtgactagagggtgcgcataatgcgcaattcacctggtaccaggtctcgcgctctgcGGGCttaattacccgaggttttaccttctatggggaagcaatgtgctcgttcataggagggtttcctcgcttacccaaaaaaaaaaaaaatcttgtgtgTTCCCCATAGTTCCCATAAGTAGGTTGTAGAAATTGTTGATTAAGTTTAATTTGGTAACGAGAATAAATTCGTTACCCGTGGGAAACACATTTGTGAGGTTAACTATCCTCAGGGATCTCTATTCAAGGAAACTTTTCCTCAATTGTAGAAAAAGAACAACTTGATTacgaaatctttttttttttttttacttgtatACCCGCTAGCACCATTGTAGGTTTAGAAGTATAAAACCATTAACGGCCATATGCTGGTTTAGAAGTAGCTTTCACTTTTGGATTTATACTTTATACTATAATACAATAATTAAAACAAGGATATTAACAAGAAGTAATAAAGGTAATTAGAATTTAAAGCTTCTCAAAAACACATTGTTTCAAGGAAATTGGTACATAATAAAAATCCTCGACAAGAATTAGTGATTAAAATGTTAACTTGTTTTAGATTTGTATAGTAAAATAAATGTACGGAGTAATGTTAACAAGGAAACAATAAAATAGGAAGAAAATAAGAAACATTAGAGCATCAGGAGTCGCATATTTTTTTTCACCGTTAAAGGGATTTAACGGTGGGGACGGTGGCCAGCACCACTCCGCCCCGCCGTTAAATCGGCGTTAAATCGATTGCACGGTGGCCACCATTACCTGGCCGACGGTGAGAAATTGAGCCATTAATGGGGTTTGACCGTTGCAACGGTCGAATtcctttttttatttattaatttaatttatatcttataaatACTCACCATTTCTCATCATTTTTCACACATCTTTCACTCTTTTTCTCTACAATTCTATACACTCAAAAATTTAATCTTCAAAAATGTCTAGCAATCAAGGAAATTTCAACTTCCCCAACCAAATTAATCCGAACTTTTCCAACCGAGGTGGTCCTAACTATCCCGCAAACAATCCAAACCATCCAAATAATCTAAACGATCCCATGAACCCATACTCTAGTCAATGGAATCCGTTTACACCCTTTCACAACGTACCAAACGCGTTTCAAAATTACGCTCATCAAACACAAGTTCCACAAACTCAATATACATACTGTtaacatatgtatatattatatttatactttatatataatatatatacatactgttaacatatattatatatattatatttatactttatatataaatatatacatatacatactcttaacatatatatatatatatatatatatatatatatatatctaaatgtattatatatattatatttatattataattcgtTATATAATTTTGTAGGTGCGTCATTTTGGTTTTTGGTTACGGACGACGACAACGAACGAAATCCGCCATGTCCTCGATCTAAGGATGCATTGTCGTCTAAGTGGACGAAAATGAATGGCGAATGTCAAAAGTATAATGGGATTGTTAGTCGTTTGAAGAAAGATTGGCAAAGCGGGGATAACGACCTTGATTTTCGTGTGCGGTGTTATCAACAATATATCGACGAGAACATGG of the Rutidosis leptorrhynchoides isolate AG116_Rl617_1_P2 chromosome 5, CSIRO_AGI_Rlap_v1, whole genome shotgun sequence genome contains:
- the LOC139850376 gene encoding transcription factor bHLH93-like gives rise to the protein MQNPNNQSSQGLLEDLLTPITHTWTTFPNQDHELFSSVVNTFNEEYDDSFLASNSSFLQLISSSIQPTFPNLEVPNFPSYEQQTYDQFEYDDHKPSSLVGYPTLVEQQDDHKVIVEQEQKLDQDVFSMGVNGEKKSKSRKVEGQPSKNLMAERRRRKRLNDRLSMLRSIVPRISKMDRTSILGDTIDYLKDLKQKINNFKSKDMEFDSKSLNLIENNNELKMNEAQARNPPKFEIERRNNDTRIQICCSPKPGLLLSTVNTIEALGLDIQQCVISSFGDFTLQASCSEALENRVMTSSEEMKQILYRSAGYGGRGL